From a region of the Haematobia irritans isolate KBUSLIRL chromosome 4, ASM5000362v1, whole genome shotgun sequence genome:
- the TfIIEalpha gene encoding transcription factor IIEalpha has translation MSSTPAPTTTTTEIKYVTEVPSSLKQLARLVVRGFYTIEDALIIDMLVRNPCMKEDDIAELLRFEKKQMRARITTLRSDKFIQIRLKMETGPDGKAQKVNYYFINYKTFVNVVKYKLDLMRKRMETEERDATSRASFKCTNCNKTFTDLEADQLFDFNTQEFRCTYCGSTVEEDSSAMPTKDSRLMLARFNEQLQPLYDLLREVEGIKLAPEILEPEPVDIDTIRGLNKPTTFRGDGQQWSGEATRNQGFAVEETRVDINIGGDDVPDTVAERKARPIWMTESTVITEDNTDNTDAILNEAAQNSQQPGLSAWSSSTSTGTTTFNNNRKKEQEDIMAVLLQYEKQPGQKTNHTKGLRFGSSNANSSDSSDAENDIENTKIPNTDDYNIINSESEEEEDDAPSVLVSGRPYPIDQINDVLIAQMSQQEKENYIHIYQQHYSHIYD, from the exons ATGTCTTCAACTCCTGCGCCAACCACAAcgactacagaaatcaaatatgTTACCGAAGTGCCTAGTAGTCTAAAACAATTGGCTCGCCTAGTGGTACGTGGATTCTATACAATAGAAGATGCTCTCATCATTGATATGCTGGTTCGTAATCCTTGCATGAAAGAGGATGACATTGCTGAACTCTTGCGTTTCGAAAAGAAACAAATGCGAGCGCGCATCACCACATTGCGTAGCGATAAATTCATACAGATCCGTTTGAAAATGGAAACTGGACCCGATGGCAAGGCGCAAAAGGTCAATTATTATTTCATCAACTATAAGACATTTGTGAATGTAGTCAAATATAAATTGGATTTAATGCGCAAGCGTATGGAAACGGAAGAGCGTGACGCAACCAGCAGGGCGAGTTTTAAGTGTACGAATTGTAATAAGACTTTTACCGATTTGGAAGCCGATCAACTGTTCGATTTTAACACTCAGGAATTTCGTTGTACATACTGTGGTAGCACTGTGGAGGAGGATAGTTCAGCAATGCCAACAAAGGATTCACGTTTAATGTTGGCAAGATTCAACGAACAATTACAGCCGTTATACGATTTACTAAGAGAAGTAGAAGGTATCAAATTGGCACCGGAGATTCTCGAACCTGAACCAGTAGACATAGACACAATCAGAGG GCTTAATAAGCCCACTACATTTCGTGGCGATGGACAACAATGGTCTGGTGAGGCTACACGTAATCAAGGCTTTGCCGTCGAAGAGACTCGAGTCGATATTAATATTGGCGGTGATGATGTACCCGATACAGTGGCTGAACGCAAGGCTCGACCCATATGGATGACAGAGAGTACTGTTATTACGGAGGATAATACAGACAATACAGATGCCATATTAAATGAAGCTGCACAAAATTCACAACAACCTGGTCTTTCTGCGTGGTCATCATCTACTTCTACAGGCACGACCACATTCAATAATAATCGCAAGAAAGAACAGGAAGATATTATGGCTGTACTATTGCAATATGAAAAGCAACCAGGACAAAAAACAAATCATACAAAAGGATTACGTTTTGGTTCTTCCAATGCTAATTCTAGTGATTCGAGTGATGCTGAAAATGATATAGAAAATACCAAAATTc ccAATACTGATGACTACAACATTATCAATTCCGAAtctgaagaagaagaagatgatGCTCCTTCTGTTTTAGTTTCTGGCCGTCCTTATCCAATTGATCAAATCAATGATGTTCTAATTGCCCAAATGTCGCAACAGGAGAAAGAAaactacatacatatataccaacaacatTATAGTCATATATACGACTGA